A genomic stretch from Deltaproteobacteria bacterium includes:
- a CDS encoding type II toxin-antitoxin system RelE/ParE family toxin — MIQTFASSETEHFFATGKSRRLPSEILKRAAMRLTQLDGAVCLDDLRIPSSNRLEALARDRMGQWSIRINDQWRVCFRFENGDAYEVEIVDYH, encoded by the coding sequence GTGATTCAAACTTTTGCCTCTTCCGAAACGGAACACTTCTTTGCCACCGGGAAATCACGCCGCTTGCCGTCGGAAATACTGAAACGCGCAGCAATGCGCTTGACCCAGTTGGATGGGGCCGTCTGCCTCGACGATCTACGTATCCCCTCTTCCAACAGACTGGAAGCGTTGGCTCGTGACCGCATGGGTCAATGGAGCATTCGCATTAACGACCAGTGGCGCGTTTGTTTTCGCTTTGAAAATGGTGATGCTTATGAAGTGGAAATCGTTGATTATCA